In bacterium, the following are encoded in one genomic region:
- a CDS encoding 7-cyano-7-deazaguanine synthase: protein MVIWDGIGLTLKEVKELGRKASVMFSGGVDSTLVACLLLDKFDAVQLITFDYGADLFLRNARKSARRLIDLFGPERVRHDLVNIRKWWLASQVRNARQFNLVCMSCKLVMHTRAICYCLENDIFAHSDGSMRAQGQHPEQMEGTLKVLHDYYMDYYIDFTSPAYEFSTEAEDARLAELGIDFGTRVRVPGAKGSHIHKQPFCLFAFFDVLFSDNPFYPHRQEDVLEHLKKNLPWAKKLIDSYFEDKGLELSKILAKRRQWLDTGAPGED from the coding sequence TTGGTCATCTGGGATGGGATCGGGCTGACACTTAAGGAGGTCAAGGAATTGGGCAGGAAGGCCAGCGTCATGTTCTCGGGCGGCGTTGATTCGACGCTTGTGGCCTGCCTCTTGCTCGATAAGTTCGACGCCGTCCAGCTGATAACGTTCGACTACGGGGCGGACCTCTTTCTTAGGAACGCTCGGAAATCCGCCCGCCGGCTGATCGACCTCTTCGGGCCAGAGCGAGTCAGGCACGATCTTGTGAACATCCGCAAGTGGTGGCTGGCATCCCAGGTGCGAAATGCGAGGCAGTTCAACCTGGTCTGTATGAGCTGTAAACTGGTCATGCACACTCGGGCGATCTGCTACTGCCTCGAGAACGACATCTTTGCCCACTCGGACGGCTCGATGCGGGCACAGGGACAGCACCCTGAGCAGATGGAGGGCACGTTGAAAGTTCTGCACGACTACTACATGGATTACTACATCGACTTCACCAGCCCCGCCTACGAGTTCTCAACCGAGGCGGAGGACGCGAGGCTCGCCGAACTAGGCATCGATTTCGGCACCCGCGTCCGTGTCCCAGGTGCAAAAGGCTCCCACATCCACAAGCAGCCGTTCTGTCTCTTCGCGTTCTTCGATGTGCTGTTTTCCGACAATCCGTTCTATCCACACAGGCAAGAGGATGTCCTTGAGCACCTGAAGAAGAACTTGCCCTGGGCAAAGAAGCTCATCGACTCTTATTTCGAGGATAAGGGACTGGAGCTATCCAAAATACTCGCCAAGAGGAGGCAATGGCTTGACACAGGAGCGCCCGGTGAAGACTAA
- a CDS encoding integrin alpha — protein MKRILLLAALIFLMAATGLYADFHMDTSLADSDASFIGEAEKDTAGGCVSNVGDINGDGYDDFAIVSLPNGTYAGQTYLFFGKASGWAMDTSLADVDASFLGEAVQDRAGASVSGAGDVNGDGFNDFIIGAPPKGEGASAGQAYLIFGKASGWAMDTSLANADASFIGEAAGDGAGSAVSGVGDVNGDGFDDMIVAAPNNSEAAEYGGQTYLILGKASGWAMNTSLADADASFLSEAKWDSAGYSVSGVGDINGDGFDDFIIGAPYNGEAGSVQAGQTYLILGKASGWAMDASLSNSDASFTGELQINSAGYSVSGAGDVNGDGNDDFVIGAWSNSEAGDLAGQAYLIFGKASGWAMRTSLANADASFLGEAKLDSAGYSVSGAGDVNGDGLDDLIIGAHTNNEGGEHAGQAYLIFGESAGPPPGIAVDVSTDSDSYQFRDTLEIDVSVTNSSLSVLADLFVVLTFDLGGPEERHWSASATGEWTEGISYYDTGVLVETGHDETTRVLATPLPCQVPMIAKSGDYTVRMVACQMGTLDFVSNLAVFTFSLAGDPFVGISTDKEAYSPAGNTITISLDVALPYYSMTADFYVVLLGPDGGFWSPTDFGVDPMWLAGVYPLLSAFPTPADWNLEFDAFMVNLPTGTPFDAVGQFTLFSALVEPGTLTPFSDIGGATFTLQ, from the coding sequence ATGAAGAGGATTTTGTTGCTGGCGGCGTTGATCTTTTTGATGGCTGCCACTGGTTTGTATGCGGATTTTCACATGGACACGAGCCTTGCCGATTCCGACGCATCGTTCATCGGCGAGGCGGAAAAGGATACGGCGGGCGGTTGTGTCTCAAACGTCGGCGATATCAACGGCGACGGTTACGATGACTTCGCCATCGTGTCGCTGCCCAATGGCACGTACGCTGGTCAAACGTATCTGTTCTTTGGCAAGGCGTCTGGCTGGGCGATGGACACCAGCCTTGCGGACGTGGACGCATCGTTCTTAGGCGAGGCGGTGCAGGACCGCGCGGGCGCATCAGTCTCTGGCGCCGGCGATGTGAATGGAGACGGGTTCAACGACTTCATCATTGGGGCGCCCCCCAAGGGCGAGGGCGCTAGCGCTGGTCAGGCCTATCTAATCTTTGGCAAGGCGTCTGGCTGGGCGATGGATACCAGCCTTGCTAACGCCGATGCGTCCTTCATAGGCGAGGCGGCTGGCGATGGCGCGGGGAGCGCAGTCTCCGGCGTCGGCGACGTAAACGGGGACGGCTTTGACGATATGATCGTCGCCGCGCCGAACAACAGCGAGGCGGCCGAATACGGTGGTCAGACATATCTGATTCTCGGCAAGGCATCAGGCTGGGCGATGAACACCAGCCTCGCTGACGCCGATGCATCGTTTTTGAGCGAGGCAAAATGGGATTCCGCTGGATACTCGGTCTCTGGCGTCGGCGACATCAACGGCGACGGCTTCGATGACTTTATCATCGGGGCGCCCTACAACGGCGAGGCCGGCAGCGTCCAGGCGGGTCAAACATATCTGATTCTCGGCAAGGCGTCTGGCTGGGCGATGGATGCCAGCCTATCTAATTCCGACGCATCGTTCACTGGGGAGCTGCAAATCAATTCCGCAGGCTACTCCGTGTCTGGCGCCGGCGATGTGAACGGTGACGGTAACGACGACTTTGTCATCGGGGCTTGGTCTAACAGTGAAGCTGGTGATTTGGCTGGTCAGGCGTATCTGATCTTTGGCAAGGCGTCGGGTTGGGCTATGCGTACCAGCCTTGCGAACGCAGACGCATCATTCCTAGGCGAGGCGAAATTGGATTCCGCGGGATACTCGGTCTCTGGCGCGGGCGATGTGAACGGCGACGGCCTCGACGACCTTATCATCGGGGCGCATACCAACAACGAGGGCGGCGAACACGCCGGTCAAGCATATCTTATCTTCGGCGAGAGCGCAGGGCCGCCCCCCGGAATCGCAGTGGATGTCTCGACTGATTCCGATAGCTACCAATTCAGAGACACTCTCGAGATCGACGTCAGTGTTACGAACAGCAGCTTGTCCGTGCTGGCGGACCTCTTCGTGGTTTTAACCTTCGACCTCGGCGGGCCTGAGGAGAGGCACTGGTCGGCTTCTGCGACGGGCGAATGGACCGAGGGGATCTCCTATTACGATACCGGCGTGCTGGTGGAGACGGGGCACGACGAGACGACGCGAGTCTTAGCAACGCCTCTGCCCTGCCAGGTCCCGATGATAGCCAAGTCCGGCGATTACACAGTTCGGATGGTTGCCTGCCAGATGGGGACTCTTGACTTTGTGTCCAATCTGGCCGTCTTTACCTTCTCGCTTGCGGGGGACCCGTTTGTGGGCATCTCGACGGACAAAGAGGCTTATTCTCCGGCAGGTAACACTATCACGATTTCGCTCGACGTCGCCCTGCCCTACTACTCGATGACGGCGGACTTCTACGTGGTTCTGCTGGGGCCGGACGGGGGGTTCTGGTCGCCGACTGATTTCGGGGTCGATCCGATGTGGCTGGCGGGGGTCTATCCGCTCCTATCGGCCTTCCCGACGCCGGCCGACTGGAATCTTGAGTTCGACGCGTTCATGGTCAATCTGCCCACCGGGACGCCGTTCGACGCCGTTGGCCAGTTCACGCTCTTCTCCGCGCTCGTTGAGCCGGGCACGCTCACGCCATTCTCCGATATTGGCGGGGCCACATTCACGCTGCAATAA